The nucleotide window TCCGAGAGATCCCGCGCCACCATCCCGACGGAGGGGTGGGCGTCCCCGGTGGCCTGCACGTTCGAGGAGGCCAGGTGGAAGGTGCGCGGCTCGCCCCGGCCGCAGGCCGCGGTGGTCAGGAGGAGGGCGAGGAGGAGCGAGGGCTTCGATCCCATCGGGTCATCCTGGGGTGTGGGTGGTCTCGATGGGGTGGCCGCCGGCGACCACCGCCTGCACGTGGGAGACGCCGAGGTGATAGGCGAGCTGCCGGTAGTCGGTCGCGTGGTGCACGACGAGATCGGCCCGCGCGCCGGGGACGAGGCGGCCGACCTCGCCCCCGAGCCCCAGGCTGCGGGCGGCGCCGTCGGTGGCGGCCAGCAGCGCCTCGGCCGGCGTCAGCCCGTTCCAGAGGCAGGCCAGCCCCAGCGCCAGGGCGTGGTTGTCGCTCATCGCCGTGCCCGGGTTCAGGTTCGTCCCCAGGGCGAGGACGGCCCCCTCGTCGCAGAGCGCGCGGCCCGGCGCCCAGGTCGTGAGGCGGGCGTAGAGGGTAGCGGTGGGCAGCAGCCCGGCGGCGCAGCCGGAAGAAGCCAGGGCCTTCACGCCGGCTGGCGAGATCTGCTCCAGGTGGTCGGCGGAGAGGGCGCCGAGATCCGCGGCCAGCTCCGCGCCGCCGCCGGCGGTGAGCTGATCGACGTGGAGGCGCAGCCCGAGCCCCCGGTCGGCGGCGGCCTTCGCGATGCGGCGGGCGTCGGCCGCGGTGAAGGCGCCCTCCTCGACGAAGGCGTCGACGTGGGCGGCGAGCCGCTCCTCGGCGGCCGCCGGGATCATCTCCTCGCAGACCAGATCGACGTAGGCCTCGCGCCTCCCCTCGAACTCGCGCGGGAGGGCGTGCGCGCCCAGGAGGGTGCTGACCACCTTCCCGGGCAGGCGGCGGCTCGCGGCCTCGATGGCCCGCAGGAGCTTGAGCTCCTCCCCGGTGGAGAGCCCGTAGCCGCTCTTCACCTCGACGCAGGTCACCCCTTGCTCGAGGAGGCGCCGGAGGCGGTGCTCGGCCAGCTCGGCGAGGAGCTCCTCCTCGGCCCGGCGGGTGGCGTCGACGGTGGAGAGGATGCCGCCCCCGCGCTTGAGGATCTCGAGGTAGGGCACCCCGGCGCAGCGCTCGGCGAACTCGGCGGCCCGGTCCCCGGCGAAGGCGAGGTGGGTGTGGGGATCGACGAAGCCCGGGGTCACCAGCCCTCCGCCCGCGTCGAGGCGGTAGACCTCGTGGGAGCGGACGTCCCGGGGCAGGCCGGCGCGGGGGCCGGCGTAGTCCACCTTCCCCCCGCTGCAGTGCACGACGGCGTCCTCTTGCAGGCCCAGGGCGGCCTCGGCGCCGCCGGCGCGGTCGCCGGCGCAGGTCACCAGCTGGCCGATGTTCTCGACCAGGAGTCCCGGCCCGTGCTCTTCGCTCATGCCTCCACCCTAGGGCTCCATCAGGCGGGGTCCAGGCCCGGGATCCTCACCCCGCGCTCCCGCGCCACCGTGATGGCCTCCTCGTAGCCGGCGTCAGCGTGGCGGATGACGCCCATGCCCGGATCCGACTGGAGCACCCGCTCGAGGCGGCGGGCCGCGGCCTCGGTGCCGTCCGCGACGATCACCTGCCCGGCGTGGAGCGAGTAGCCGATGCCCACGCCGCCGCCATGGTGGAAGCTCACCCACGACGCGCCGTTCACCGCGTTGATCAGGGCGTTGAGGATCGGCCAGTCGGCCACCGCGTCGGTGCCGTCCTTCATCCCTTCCGTCTCGCGGTTGGGCGAGGCGACCGAGCCGCAGTCGAGGTGGTCGCGGCCGATGACGATCGGCGCCGAGACCTCACCCTTCGCGACCATCTCGTTGAAGAGCAGCCCCGCCTTCTCCCGCTCGCCGTAGCCCAGCCAGCAGATGCGCGAGGGCAGGCCCTGGAAGTGCACCTTCTCCCGCGCCAGCTCGAGCCAGCGGTGGAGGTGGGGCTTGTCGGGGAAGAGGGCCTTGAGCGCCTCGTCGGTCTTGTAGATGTCCTCGGGATCTCCGGAGAGGGCGACCCAGCGGAAGGGGCCCTGTCCCTCGCAGAAGAGGGGGCGGATGTAGGCCGGCACGAAGCCCGGGAAGTCGAAGGCGTTCTCCACGCCCCCCTTCACCGCCTGGGCCCGGATGTTGTTGCCGTAGTCGAAGACGTGGCTGCCGGCCGCCTGGAAGTCGAGCATCGCCTGGACGTGGGCGGCCATGCTCTCGATGCTGCGGCGGATGTACTCCTCCGGATCCTCCGCACGCAGCTCTGCCGCCGCCGCGAGGGAGAGCCCGGCGGGGACGTAGCCGTGCAGCTCGTCGTGGGCGCTCGTCTGATCGGTGACCAGGTCGGGCTTCAGGCCCCGCCGCACCATCTCCGGCAGCAGCTCGGCGGCGTTGCCCAGCAGGCCCACCGAGAGGGCGCGCTTCTCGGCCAGGGCCTCTTCGCAGAGCCGCAGGGCCTCGTCGAGGTCGTCGGCGCGGGCGTCGAGGTAGCCGGTCTCCAGGCGGCGCTCGATGCGGTGGGGATCGACCTCGACCCCGAGGAAGACCGCACCGTTCATCGTCGCGGCCAGCGGCTGGGCGCCGCCCATGCCGCCGAGGCCCGCCGAGAGCACCAGCCGGCCGGCGAGGTCGTCGCTGCCGAAGTGCTGCCGGCCCGCGGCGGCGAAGGTCTCGTAGGTGCCCTGCAGGATCCCCTGGGTGCCGATGTAGATCCACGAGCCGGCGGTCATCTGCCCGTACATCATCAGGCCGCGCTGTTCGAGCTCCCGGAAGTGCTCCCAGGTGGCCCACTTGCCCACGAGGTTGGAGTTGGCGATGAGCACGCGGGGCGCATCGGGGTGGCTCTTCATCACGCCGACCGGCTTGCCCGACTGCACCAGCAGGGTCTCGTCGTCCTCCAGCTCGCGCAGGGCGGCCACGATCGCGTCGAAGGCCTCCCAGGAGCGCGCCGCCTTGCCGGTGCCCCCGTAGACGACCAGGTCCTCGGGGCGCTCGGCCACGTCGGGCTCGAGGTTGTGGTGGATCATCCGGAGCGCGGCTTCCTGCACCCAGCCCTTGCAGGTCCGCTCCGGCCCTCTCGGCGCTCGGATCGTGCGGCTCATGCCCGTTCTCTACGCCAGGGTGGGGGGCAACTCCAGGGGCCACCGGACCCTGCCCCTGGATGAACCAGAATGTTGCGTGAGGGGGTTGTCAGGAGACCTGACAAAGACTAGATAGCTGTCAGGAGTCCTGACTATGGCGCGCGACGATCTCGAGCATCGACTGTTGACCGGCCTGGAGCGGGTGGGCTCGGTCCTGCGGACCCTGCGGCGCCAGAGCGCCCAGGCCGAGGGCGTGACCGGCACCCAGGCCCGGGTCCTTCGGATCCTGGCCCGGCACGGGGTCGTGGGTCTGCGCGGGGTCGAGCTCTCCCGGGAGCTGGGCGTCAGCCGCGCGAGCGGCGCCGAGACCGTGGCCGCCCTGGTCGGCCGGGCCCTGGTCCAGCAGGTCGAGGATCCGACCGACGGCCGGGCTCGTCTGGTGCGCCTGACCGAGCGGGGTCGCGAGGTGCACGCCCGCCTGGCTCACTGGGACGACTCCGCGGGCCAGGTCCTCGACGGCCTGGAGGACGCGGAGCGGATCGCGATGCTGCGCTCGCTGGTCACGACCATCCAGGGCCTGGAGGCGTCCGGGCTGATCCCGGAGGCCCGGGTCTGCCCCTCCTGCGAGCACTTCCAGGAAGACCCGGATCCCCGCGCCGAGGCGCCGCACCGCTGCGCGCTGACCGGCGATCCCATCGGGCCCGGGGACCTGCAGGTCGACTGCGACGGCCACCGCCACGTGGTCGTCCTGCGAAGGGGCTGAAGATTTCGAAGAGGCTTGGGGGCCTTGCCGGGACGAACGAATCGATGACGACAACCCGATGGGCCGGAGGAAGGCCGAAAGGTGGAGAGATGAACGTGAAGATCGGAATCGGAGCGGTGCTGGCAATCCTGTTCGGGCTGCTGGTGCCGGCGGCGGCGCAGGCCGAGGACACCTGCCTCGACTGTCACAACAAGGAGAACCCGGGCCTCGTCGCCCAGTGGCGCGCCTCGAAGCATGCCTCCCAGGACGTGGGCTGCCTCGAGTGTCACCAGGCGGACGCCAAGGACGTCGACGCCTTCGAGCACCACGGCAAGACCATCGCGATCATCGTGTCGCCCAAGGACTGCGCGAACTGCCACGAGAAGGAGTTCGAGGAGCAGAAGGGGTCCCACCACGCCCGGGCGGGCGAGATCCTCGGCTCCCTCGACAACCTCCTCGGTGAGGTCGTCGGTGGCCCCGCCGCCGTCAACGCCGGCTGCCGCCAGTGCCACGGCTCGGAGGTGAAGATCGGCGAGAACGGGCAGCCCACCCCCGAGACCTGGCCGAACACCGGCATGGGTCGGATCAACCCCGACGGCTCGAAGGGCTCCTGCAGCGCCTGCCACACCCGCCACGAGTTCTCGAAGGCCCAGGCCCGCCAGCCCGAGGCCTGCGGCAAGTGCCACCTCGGCCCCGACCACCCCCAGATCGAGGTCTGGAACGAGTCGAAGCACGGCATCCTCTACCACGCCAACCGCGAGAAGCTCGGCATGGAGTCCGACACCTGGCGGGCCGGCATCGAGTACAGCACCGGCCCGACCTGCGCCTCTTGTCACATGAGCGCAGCAGGGGACCAGCCGGTGACCCACGACGTGGGCGAGCGGATCTCCTGGACCCTGCGGCCGCCGATCTCGACCAAGCTCAACATGGTCATCTTCGACGACAACATGAAGAACGACCTCAACGGCGACAAGCCGGAGATGCCGGCCGTCGGCAGCGAGATGGTGGCCAAGGACGGCCAGAAGCGGAAGGTGAAGGGGACCCTCACCTGGGAGCAGCGGCGCGGGAAGATGCAGGACGTCTGCCAGCAGTGCCACCAGGACGGCTTCGTCGAGGGGGCCTACAAGCAGTTCGACGACGTGGTCGAGCTCTACAACGACAAGTTCGCCAAGCCCTGCAAGGCGATCATCGAGGAGCTGATCGCCATGAAGAAGATCTCCAAGGTCTCCTTCGACGATCACATCGAGTGGATCTGGTGGGAGATCTGGCACCACGAGGGCCGCCGGGCCCGCCACGGAGCGGCCATGCAGGGGCCGGACTACACCTGGTGGCATGGCCTCTACGATGTCGCAAAGCACTTTTACGAGAAGTTTGTCCCGGAACTGGAAAGAGTTGCCGGAAAGAAGCTGGCCAAGAAGCTTCTTAACAAGCATGTTTACAGTCAGCCGGGTCATGAGTGGCACCGCGATGGTCTGTCCAAGGACCAGATCGACAAGATCCGGAACTTCTACGAGAAGCGGTACCAGCAGTAGCAGCGATTTGGTGGTTGCCGGCCTCCGGGGGCATGGGAGCGCGCCCGGGGGCCGGTGACCCCAATCCTGTTGCACCAAGGACCCTCTCAACTCCAAGGAGAGAGAGCGATGAAGCTCTTCCATGCACCGCTGTTTTCGATCCTGAGCGCCGGGCTCCTCGCCCTGGCGCCCTTCGCCGCAACCGCCCAGACCGAGGGAGCCCCCGAGGCCGCCGCGGAGGCTCCCGCCGAGGAGGCCGTCGCCGCCGAGGCTCCCGCCGAGGCGCCCGCCGAGGAGGCGAAGGCCGCCAAGAAGGGCGACTGCGCCTCCCACTGCGCGAAGCCCGAGGGCATCGTCATCGAGAAGGGCCCCTTCGCCCTGAAGATCGGCGCCCAGCTGCGAGCCCGGGGCATCGTCGACTCGAGCCGGTTGAACCTCCTCGACGACGGCCTCTTCGATCGCGAGTACGTGACCCAGCGAGCGCGCCTCGGGGCCATCTTCAGCCACGAGGGGGGCGCCGCCATCGGCCTCCAGCTCCAGGACAGCCGGGTCTGGGGCGAGGAGCTGGACACCCTCAACGACTTCGACGCCAACGGGCTCGATCTGCACGAGGCCTACGCCGTGGTGCCGATCTACGAGAAGCTGAAGCTCAAGCTGGGCCGCCAGGAGATCGTCTTCGATAACTCCCGGCTGGTCGGCAACGTGGGCTGGGTGCAGCGCGCCCGCAGCTTCGACGCCGCGCGGATGACCTACGCCCGGGAGCGCTTCGATCTCGACCTCTTCTACGCGCTGGTCTCCGAGACGGATACCGACGGTGACGGCAGCGTGCCCTCGGGCGCCGACGCCCGCAGCGCCGACGTGACCTTCGGCGGCGTCCACTCCAACCTGAAGGTGGCCGAGGGGCACCTGCTCTCGCTCGCCTACTACAACCGCTCGGACGTGCCGGCCCGCCACTACCGCCACACCGTCGGCGGCTACGCCCAGGGCAAGGTCGCCGGCCTGGGCTACACCGGCGAGCTCTTCTTCCAGTTCGGCCGCAACCAGGACGAGGTCGTCTCGGCCTGGATGAGCGCCCTCCACCTGAGCTATGGCCTCGAGGCCACCGCGAAGCCGGCCCTCGAGCTGTGGTTCGAGTACCTCTCGGGCGACGACGGCTCCGGGCGGGGCGCCTTCGACACCCTCTACGCCACGAACCACAAGTTCTACGGCGAGATGGACTACTTCCTGAACATCCCGGTCCACTCCGGCGGGCTGGGCCTCATGGACGTGGGCGGCCGCCTCTCGGCCTCGCCGCACGCGAAGCTCCAGACCCAGGTGGACCTGCACCTCCTGGGCGCCACCGCGGCGCCCGTGGGCGGGGGCAGCTCCAACTTCGGGGTCGAGCTGGACTTCAAGCTCATCGCCTCGATCAGCCAGAAGGTCGGCGTCCGCTTCCTCTACGGCATCTTCCTGCCCGGCGACGGCCTGGCGGCGGTCAAGGGAGTGGATCAGGCGGATCTCACGGGCCTGGAGCACTTCGCCTACCTGACGGTGGACTTGAAGCTCTAGGTCCAGGATCTGCGCTTGCCGAACGCGCTATCGGGGTGGAAGATACCCGGCGATGATCTCCGGTCCTCACCAGCCCGGTAGCTGCCCTCGGGGCTACTACCTGCGGGTCTCGGTCACCGAGGCCTGCGCCTACCGCTGCGCCTACTGCCAGCCGGACGGTCCGGTGGCACAGGGGCGCAGCGGGCTGGCGCCGGAGCAGCTCGAGGCCCTGGTCGCGGCCCTCACCCGGGTGGGCGTGCACCGGGTCCGGCTCACCGGCGGCGAGCCCCTCTCCCGGCGAGACTGCCCGGAGATCGTCGAGCGCCTCGCCCGGCTCCCGGGCCTCGCCGAGGTCGCCCTCACCACCAACGGGCAGCGCCTGCGCCCGATGGCGGCGGCGCTGGCCGAGGCCGGGCTCTCCCGCCTCAACGTGCACCTCGACTCCCTCGATCCCCGGCGTCATCACGAGATCACCGGCCACGACGACCACGCCGAGGTGCTGGCGGGCATCGATGCCGCCGAGGCCGCCGGCCTGCCGCCACCGAAGATCAACGTGGTGGTGATGCGGGGGGTGAACGACGACGAGCTGGCGGCCTTC belongs to Deltaproteobacteria bacterium and includes:
- the hutI gene encoding imidazolonepropionase — its product is MSEEHGPGLLVENIGQLVTCAGDRAGGAEAALGLQEDAVVHCSGGKVDYAGPRAGLPRDVRSHEVYRLDAGGGLVTPGFVDPHTHLAFAGDRAAEFAERCAGVPYLEILKRGGGILSTVDATRRAEEELLAELAEHRLRRLLEQGVTCVEVKSGYGLSTGEELKLLRAIEAASRRLPGKVVSTLLGAHALPREFEGRREAYVDLVCEEMIPAAAEERLAAHVDAFVEEGAFTAADARRIAKAAADRGLGLRLHVDQLTAGGGAELAADLGALSADHLEQISPAGVKALASSGCAAGLLPTATLYARLTTWAPGRALCDEGAVLALGTNLNPGTAMSDNHALALGLACLWNGLTPAEALLAATDGAARSLGLGGEVGRLVPGARADLVVHHATDYRQLAYHLGVSHVQAVVAGGHPIETTHTPG
- a CDS encoding alginate export family protein: MKLFHAPLFSILSAGLLALAPFAATAQTEGAPEAAAEAPAEEAVAAEAPAEAPAEEAKAAKKGDCASHCAKPEGIVIEKGPFALKIGAQLRARGIVDSSRLNLLDDGLFDREYVTQRARLGAIFSHEGGAAIGLQLQDSRVWGEELDTLNDFDANGLDLHEAYAVVPIYEKLKLKLGRQEIVFDNSRLVGNVGWVQRARSFDAARMTYARERFDLDLFYALVSETDTDGDGSVPSGADARSADVTFGGVHSNLKVAEGHLLSLAYYNRSDVPARHYRHTVGGYAQGKVAGLGYTGELFFQFGRNQDEVVSAWMSALHLSYGLEATAKPALELWFEYLSGDDGSGRGAFDTLYATNHKFYGEMDYFLNIPVHSGGLGLMDVGGRLSASPHAKLQTQVDLHLLGATAAPVGGGSSNFGVELDFKLIASISQKVGVRFLYGIFLPGDGLAAVKGVDQADLTGLEHFAYLTVDLKL
- a CDS encoding MarR family transcriptional regulator, translated to MARDDLEHRLLTGLERVGSVLRTLRRQSAQAEGVTGTQARVLRILARHGVVGLRGVELSRELGVSRASGAETVAALVGRALVQQVEDPTDGRARLVRLTERGREVHARLAHWDDSAGQVLDGLEDAERIAMLRSLVTTIQGLEASGLIPEARVCPSCEHFQEDPDPRAEAPHRCALTGDPIGPGDLQVDCDGHRHVVVLRRG
- the moaA gene encoding GTP 3',8-cyclase MoaA gives rise to the protein MISGPHQPGSCPRGYYLRVSVTEACAYRCAYCQPDGPVAQGRSGLAPEQLEALVAALTRVGVHRVRLTGGEPLSRRDCPEIVERLARLPGLAEVALTTNGQRLRPMAAALAEAGLSRLNVHLDSLDPRRHHEITGHDDHAEVLAGIDAAEAAGLPPPKINVVVMRGVNDDELAAFCEHAAATGRTVRFIELMDTGIAARWSREHLVTAAEIRERIAAHFELQPRFADRGASPAQEYLLDGGRATVGIIASESEPFCERCNRLRLTVKGELRGCLYEAGGVPLLPHLEDPARLGEVIARGVAGKRSHHPTAGEVEANRFSMAAIGG
- a CDS encoding multiheme c-type cytochrome yields the protein MNVKIGIGAVLAILFGLLVPAAAQAEDTCLDCHNKENPGLVAQWRASKHASQDVGCLECHQADAKDVDAFEHHGKTIAIIVSPKDCANCHEKEFEEQKGSHHARAGEILGSLDNLLGEVVGGPAAVNAGCRQCHGSEVKIGENGQPTPETWPNTGMGRINPDGSKGSCSACHTRHEFSKAQARQPEACGKCHLGPDHPQIEVWNESKHGILYHANREKLGMESDTWRAGIEYSTGPTCASCHMSAAGDQPVTHDVGERISWTLRPPISTKLNMVIFDDNMKNDLNGDKPEMPAVGSEMVAKDGQKRKVKGTLTWEQRRGKMQDVCQQCHQDGFVEGAYKQFDDVVELYNDKFAKPCKAIIEELIAMKKISKVSFDDHIEWIWWEIWHHEGRRARHGAAMQGPDYTWWHGLYDVAKHFYEKFVPELERVAGKKLAKKLLNKHVYSQPGHEWHRDGLSKDQIDKIRNFYEKRYQQ
- the hutU gene encoding urocanate hydratase: MSRTIRAPRGPERTCKGWVQEAALRMIHHNLEPDVAERPEDLVVYGGTGKAARSWEAFDAIVAALRELEDDETLLVQSGKPVGVMKSHPDAPRVLIANSNLVGKWATWEHFRELEQRGLMMYGQMTAGSWIYIGTQGILQGTYETFAAAGRQHFGSDDLAGRLVLSAGLGGMGGAQPLAATMNGAVFLGVEVDPHRIERRLETGYLDARADDLDEALRLCEEALAEKRALSVGLLGNAAELLPEMVRRGLKPDLVTDQTSAHDELHGYVPAGLSLAAAAELRAEDPEEYIRRSIESMAAHVQAMLDFQAAGSHVFDYGNNIRAQAVKGGVENAFDFPGFVPAYIRPLFCEGQGPFRWVALSGDPEDIYKTDEALKALFPDKPHLHRWLELAREKVHFQGLPSRICWLGYGEREKAGLLFNEMVAKGEVSAPIVIGRDHLDCGSVASPNRETEGMKDGTDAVADWPILNALINAVNGASWVSFHHGGGVGIGYSLHAGQVIVADGTEAAARRLERVLQSDPGMGVIRHADAGYEEAITVARERGVRIPGLDPA